In Chitinophagaceae bacterium, the DNA window TTGTTGCGGGAGCACTTACAATAACAGTGTCAGTGCCTTTATATCCGGGATTGGAAGTAACGGCGGCGGTTTTCGATTCCGTCAGTTCAACAATATAATCTTTGCCATACAGATCTTTATCGCCTACAGCCTGCACCGTAACTTTTTTGTCCTTGTCTTTAGAAACTAATATTACCGCCACATCCTGTTTTTCACTTTCAGTCACATCCACCTGAAGTACAAAGGTGAAGTCGTCACCATCTTTCTTTGAAATTACCTTTATGAAATCAACCTTTTTATCCAGATTCAAATCAAGGTTATTAATTCCTGTTTTTTCCAGGTTTAATGATTTTTCAAATTCCTCAATAGTCTTGGAATTTTGAAAAAGATCCAATACAGCATACAAATCCAGGTTGTCTCCCGGCAAACCTAACAATGTGGAATCCGTTGCTGCAGCATTTTCTTTTTGAGAAAAGGCAGGATGAGATAACAAGCTAATGGTTAACACCGCGATAAAACTGTATAAAAAGTTCTTTTTCATTCTATGTTAATTTGGATGCAAAAATACTTATTTTATCTACTCTATTTTTAGTTGGCTCAACCGACATTGATTAGTGGACGTCACTCCTTTTTTTCAGCTTATGTTTTTATGGTTTAAATGTATGTTTCACTTACGTCATAGTTGTTCCTGTTGCACAAACATTACGAAGCACTCTTGTAAATGTTTGCGCTGATGTGAATGTTTTCCCCTGGTTACAGATCCTGATTTTTTGCTGAGAGAAAAATACTTCAGTCACTTTCAATATCGATGAAAGTTCACTATAATTCAGGAAAAAATCTTTCTCCATAGATCCAGAAAAGAAATTCAAAAGTTTCGAACACTCGTAAAACCTGTATAGTTGAGCATCCTATTTTAAAATCCGATCCTCATCAAATCATCTTAGCCATCCAGTCCTTTGTTGCGTTAGCAAGTATTTCCACCGAGTTCAGCTTACCGGCTTTGAAAGCATGATTCGCTCCTTCGATTTTTAGTAAAGTTGCATTTTGGAGAGATGAGCAAACTTTTTCGAGAAGAACCAGCGTAGCGAATTCGTCGCGGGTGCCGGATAAAAAAAGCATGGGTTGCTTTACTTCTTTTAAATGATCACCTCTTTCCATCGAGGGTTTGCCGGGCGCGTGAAGCGGGAAGCCGTAAAAAATAATTCCTTTCACTTTAGCATTGTTATGAGTTGCCAGATATTGTGAGCTCATTCTTCCACCGAACGATTTACCGGAGATAAACAATGGCAACTTCGGAAATTGTTTTTCTGCATTTCTGATCGCAGCTTCGATTGTTTTATGCGCGACCGCAGGAACATCAGGCCTTCCTTTTTTATTTTCTGTAAAGGGAAAATTAAAACGCAGCGTCGTAATGCCTTTCTCAGCAAGTGATGCTGCCAGGGTGGTAATGAAAGGATGGTTCATGCCGGCACCTGCACCATGTGCAAGCGTCATTACACCAAAATTTTTTTCAGGAATGAGATATGCTCCCGAAACAGAACCGATCTCTGAAGAAACTTTTATCGAAACCTGTTTACTTTTCATCAGGTGAAGATAAGAACTGTTACAGGATGAAGCTCCAACTTTTGCTGCTCGTTGTACGACAAACTATAAAAATAAATGCAGGCTGTCTGAACGATTTGCAAAATACAAAGGATCGTCAGTGTTTGCTTCTGTTTACAGTACCGAATTCATTACCAAAAATGTTTTAAAAAAAATTCGCTCGCAAAGATCGGAAAGGAAAAAAGGTAATCTAGCTTTGTGTCGTTCCCGGATATTTTTGTAACGTGTATTGCGCGACCTTCCCTCAAATTGTTCAAGCAAAGAACGGAAGTATAAAAATGATTTTTCTGTTGGATATGCACACAAACAGGGTGTGTTTTCTTCTATGTTCTTACCTGTTGCCCCATTTAATAACCGTTTACTAACCCAACATGGCCGTTTACCAATTGCAATTGCGGAACTGTTATCGCCACGTTATTTTTAACATGCGATTCGATTTCTTTCCTGATTTATAAATAATAAGCGTGAAATGAATTTCAATCGACCAGTTAAAAACTTCATTACATCACTTCATTAAAAACAACTTTTAAAAATGAAACACAGACTTTATACCCTTCTTGCCCTGTTAGGTTTTTCAACCTCCGGCAATTATTTACATGCACAATGGTCCACCATTCCTGCGGTTGACAATGCCATTAATGCGTACCCGAATCCAAATTGGAACAATGGTTTCTACTTTTGTAAGGATGGGAAGAACGGTGCAATTTATTCCTGGATTCAGATTGAAAATTCCACCGGTCAAAACCATACCTATATAAACCGGACTGATAAGAACGGCCAGGTAAAGTGGGGCAGTTCAGGTATTGCAGTAGCGTACAATGTTTCTGCCGCGCAATATCCGATGGGAATATGTGAAGACGGATCAGGTGGCTGTTATGTAGCCGTTCAGGACGGAGGCAGCGGTTACAACGTACTGATCCAGCATTTTGATTCCACCGGCGCGGCACTTTGGAATGGCAGCGTGCAACCTTTTACTTATGATCAGTCCATTGGCCAGACGGAAGTTTGTATGTTGAATACAGGTAGCGGCGTTTTTATAACGGCTGGTTGTGTTGTGAGCGGAGGTTCAGAAGGTATCAGGGCACAAAAGATCAGCTATAACGGCAGCAAGCAATGGGGAGCGGCAGGAAGCATTGTGAGAAATTTTTATTCTGACCACCGGGCGCCGGTAGCGGTAAGCGATGGGAACAATGGATACATCATTTGCTGGCACGACTGGCTTCAGCACAGGGCAAGAATGCAACGGCTCAATGCAAGTGGAGTCCGGCAACTGGATACCGCCGGTATTGTACTGAATCCTGTTAATGCGTTGTCCGGAACAATTCGCCTCATCAGCGATGGCAACAGCAGTTTTATCGCATCCTGGGCGTTCAGTTATGGAAGTGGTGATGGCGTGGCCGCTCAAAAATTTAATAAAAACGGCAGTAAGCAATGGGGCAGCAATGAACTGATTGTCTGCGATACGGTGGGTACCCAAAGCGCACCTGCTCTTATTACTGATGGAGCAGGAGGATGTTTTATGAGTTGGCTCGACGCAAGAACGATGGACGGTTACGGCTACATTTATGCGCAGCGGCTGAATGGCAGTGGCGTAAAACAATGGACGCCACAGGGTGTAAAAGTGTCGACCCACAACGCATACACGCATGATCTGGCTCCGGGTGTAAATGGAGGAGTAAAAGTGGGATTATCTGTTTTTTCGAATAACGCGTTATATGGTCAGTTTCAGTTGATCAGTGCAACGGGAACGCTTGAAGCAGGCGCAACCGGATTGACAATTACAGCGCCTATCAATTACTTATTCAACAATGGTTCGATGCTTCCGCTGGATAATTTCGAAACGCTTCTTTTCTTCGAAGCCAATTCATCTCAGGCCTATGCAAAGAAGATTCCTGCACAATGCGCCATAGACGAACCAACCGGACTTAGCGTAACCACCTCCTGTTCACCCAACAGCGCCAACCTGAAATGGGAAGGAAACCTGTTCAGCACCTATGAGGTACGCTATAAAATTACTACCGCACCCTCGTGGACCACACTGGGTAACCAGGGACATGTAAACAGTTACCTGTTTAGCGGCCTTCAACCCAACATCCAATACAGCTTCTCGGTGCGCGCTGTTTGCGATTTGACGAATGTCAAAACACCGTGGGCAACCAAGAAAAAGAAAACACAGAACTGCCGCCTCGGTGACACACCTGACGTTGCGATTACATCAACAACTATAAACGTATATCCAAATCCGGTTAATGCAAGTGCAACGGTGGAATATTGGAATGCGGAAGGCCTTCCGGTTTCATTTGCTGTGATGGATGTTACCGGTAAGGTGAGAATGGAAAAACAGGATCTGATGGAAAGCCAAGCCGGGCTCATGAAGATTGAATTGAATACGGAAGATCTTGCGCCGGGCTTATATATTTGCCTCATCCGATGTGGTTCAGTCTCTGCCAGTAGTAAGTTTATTGTTCAGCATTAGGATTTGTAACTAACCTATTCCGGTTTTAGAGGAAAGTATGAAATTTAAAGTGTGCCGGATAAACACATGATTTGCGCGAATGACATGACTGCATTCGCGCAAACTTGCTTGTCACTGGAGTTTGGTGACAATCACATCCTTAAAAGTCCACATGCCATCTGAATTGAATTTTGATTCGAGCGTAATCAGACTCATATTCATTCCGCTCGTAATAGGGGGAATATAAAAATCGATACTCTGGTAAACCGGCACCATAGCAACAAAGTGCGACTGGGTATCGCTGCTACCTATCCTCCACTCACCGGATTTACCGGGAGCAAACCCGACACTTACCCGGAACTGTACCGTGAAGGAATCTCCGTTCTTTACATTCGTAAGCCACACTTCCACTTTACCGCTGAAGTCGCTACTTCCAAATGGAAAATCAATAACTGGTTCAGTTGGGAAAAAACTATTGCAGCCGACGGCAGTAAGATATCCTTTATTCACATCTATTGTTTTTGCTGCGGACAATGTAAGATAGGTTTGAACAAATTTATATGTGCCTCCGGCCGCATCAATCATCTGTTTTAATTGCACTGATGTATATTTCTTCGGCAAATCAACATCGACGTTTAAATCACGTACTACAGGGTTATTGAGTGAAATCAGCTTCATGGCCTTTTCACTTTTCTGGTTGGTTGCAGTTGGCTTTTTCATTTGATCGAATTTTATGAAAGATATTAAATTATATGATGTAAATGTAAGTTTTGAATCCCCTAAGTAATTAAGCTATACGTAAGGAAATGTATTTATCCAATTGCATTTTCAGTTATGAATAAATCGTCCTCGCTCTTTTAATCTTTCGAACACATTTTTTCAGAGTATTGTAACAAGGCATACCGGTTCAAAAAAGCAATATACTTTTCACTACCTTGTGTAAACTGACAAATCAGCACGAATAAATACCGATGACAACAACAAATGAATCATGAAAAAGCTACTACTACTTTTGGGATTCCTGATTTTAATCACATCACTTGCCGAAGCACAAAGCGATAAAACCTGGATTGATCTCGACGGCAGTAATGATTTTTTAGATTTCGGAACTGATAACATCCTGGCTGGTAAATCTCAGTTTACCGTGGAAATGAGAGTTCATTTTGACAGCAACTCAGGAGACTTCACGTTAATCGGTCAGCGAAATGCCGACAACAACAGAACCATTGTGCTTCAAAGATGGGCCGGAGCTTTTTACTTGTTTTTGTCAAATGGCAATTGGGGTACTTGTTCATTTATTCCATGCCTTACAAATATTTATCACCTAGCAATCGTGTATGATGGGAACGGACTTTCCAACGACACCCGTTTGAAATTGTATATCAACGGCGTATTACAAACATTAACCTACAATGGAACCATCGATCTCATTTCTTATACCACCTCCCCTGCTGCCAATCTTGTTTTAGGATGTGAACACAATGGACCATCAACGCAATTGCAATTTCTCAACGGGCAATTCGGTGAATGGTGTGTATGGAATTATCCGCTTACTGCAGCAGAAATTAATAACAGGGTCGTTCCCGAAGTTTCAGGCTCTGAAAACGGCTTGCTTGAATATTTTCATTTCAACAATGGAATACCAAATGGAAATAATACAACCATTACCTCTTTTGCCGGAGGTAAAGGTATCTGCACCATCACGACTGTTAACCTTGCTATGAATGGCTCTTCCTCAAACTTTACCGGAGGTCCGGTCTCGGTGACTGTTGACGATAATGTTATTACTTCCAATTTAAACGGTGCATCCTACCAGTGGCTTGACTGTAATAATAATTTTGCCATTATTCCAGGTGCAACTGCGCAGAGCTACACTGCCACACCCGGCAGTTATGCTGTTCATGTTTCTGATGGTTTCTGCAGCGATACTTCTGACTGCACATTAATTATCCCAAGCGCAGTTCCTGATTTACAATTACAGCAGTTCATCATTTATCCCAATCCTGTTGCGGATGAATTGATCATTGAAAATAAAACAAACAAGGAAAAACTGTTTTTTGAAATTCTTACTACAACAGGCCAGGTTGTATTCTATGGCGACATGATGGAGACAACAGTTGTTCAGGTTGCTGATTTCGCTGCCGGAATTTATTTTATAAAAATTACTGGAGACAATTTTAATGAGTGGAGGAAAGTGGTGAAGGATTGAGTTGCTATTTCCTCTGCCCACGTCTCCTGAAATTTCAAAATCCACTACATTATTGCACGATCACTAATCATGAAATGCATAGTAATACAAAGATCAGATTACTTCCTTCCTAAATAAAAAAGCTGCTGTCTCAAAGTGAAACAGCAGCTTGATAATTACATGATGTCAACCTTAATGTTGTACCACGATTTGTTTACTTAACCGAATGCCTTGCTGATCATCCGAAGCAACCAGGAAGTAAGCGCCATTCGCTAAGTGAGAAACATTCATCTGGAAACTGTTTTCACCCGAATGGATC includes these proteins:
- a CDS encoding dienelactone hydrolase family protein; translated protein: MKSKQVSIKVSSEIGSVSGAYLIPEKNFGVMTLAHGAGAGMNHPFITTLAASLAEKGITTLRFNFPFTENKKGRPDVPAVAHKTIEAAIRNAEKQFPKLPLFISGKSFGGRMSSQYLATHNNAKVKGIIFYGFPLHAPGKPSMERGDHLKEVKQPMLFLSGTRDEFATLVLLEKVCSSLQNATLLKIEGANHAFKAGKLNSVEILANATKDWMAKMI
- a CDS encoding fibronectin type III domain-containing protein gives rise to the protein MKHRLYTLLALLGFSTSGNYLHAQWSTIPAVDNAINAYPNPNWNNGFYFCKDGKNGAIYSWIQIENSTGQNHTYINRTDKNGQVKWGSSGIAVAYNVSAAQYPMGICEDGSGGCYVAVQDGGSGYNVLIQHFDSTGAALWNGSVQPFTYDQSIGQTEVCMLNTGSGVFITAGCVVSGGSEGIRAQKISYNGSKQWGAAGSIVRNFYSDHRAPVAVSDGNNGYIICWHDWLQHRARMQRLNASGVRQLDTAGIVLNPVNALSGTIRLISDGNSSFIASWAFSYGSGDGVAAQKFNKNGSKQWGSNELIVCDTVGTQSAPALITDGAGGCFMSWLDARTMDGYGYIYAQRLNGSGVKQWTPQGVKVSTHNAYTHDLAPGVNGGVKVGLSVFSNNALYGQFQLISATGTLEAGATGLTITAPINYLFNNGSMLPLDNFETLLFFEANSSQAYAKKIPAQCAIDEPTGLSVTTSCSPNSANLKWEGNLFSTYEVRYKITTAPSWTTLGNQGHVNSYLFSGLQPNIQYSFSVRAVCDLTNVKTPWATKKKKTQNCRLGDTPDVAITSTTINVYPNPVNASATVEYWNAEGLPVSFAVMDVTGKVRMEKQDLMESQAGLMKIELNTEDLAPGLYICLIRCGSVSASSKFIVQH
- a CDS encoding T9SS type A sorting domain-containing protein → MKKLLLLLGFLILITSLAEAQSDKTWIDLDGSNDFLDFGTDNILAGKSQFTVEMRVHFDSNSGDFTLIGQRNADNNRTIVLQRWAGAFYLFLSNGNWGTCSFIPCLTNIYHLAIVYDGNGLSNDTRLKLYINGVLQTLTYNGTIDLISYTTSPAANLVLGCEHNGPSTQLQFLNGQFGEWCVWNYPLTAAEINNRVVPEVSGSENGLLEYFHFNNGIPNGNNTTITSFAGGKGICTITTVNLAMNGSSSNFTGGPVSVTVDDNVITSNLNGASYQWLDCNNNFAIIPGATAQSYTATPGSYAVHVSDGFCSDTSDCTLIIPSAVPDLQLQQFIIYPNPVADELIIENKTNKEKLFFEILTTTGQVVFYGDMMETTVVQVADFAAGIYFIKITGDNFNEWRKVVKD